The following are from one region of the Osmerus mordax isolate fOsmMor3 chromosome 1, fOsmMor3.pri, whole genome shotgun sequence genome:
- the LOC136952097 gene encoding red-sensitive opsin-1 — MAEEWGNAVFAARRRNEDTTRESSFTYTNSNNTKDPFEGPNYHIAPRWVYNISTLWMIFVVIASVFTNGLVLVATAKFKKLQHPLNWILVNLAIADLGETVLASTISVCNQMFGYFILGHPMCVFEGYTVSVCGIAALWSLTVISWERWVVVCKPFGNVKFDAKWATAGIVFSWVWAAAWCAPPIFGWSRYWPHGLKTSCGPDVFSGSDDPGVQSYMIVLMVTCCFLPLAIIILCYIAVWLAIRAVAAQQKDSESTQKAEKEVSRMVVVMIIAYIVCWGPYTFFACFAAANPGYAFHPLAAALPAYFAKSATIYNPVIYVFMNRQFRVCILQMFGKKVDDGSEVSTSKTEVSSVAPA; from the exons ATGGCAGAGGAGTGGGGAAATGCAGTGTTTGCTGCAAGACGGCGCAATGAAGACACAACAAGAGAGTCTTCATTCACTTACACCAACAGCAACAATACTAAAG ATCCCTTTGAGGGCCCTAACTACCACATTGCTCCCCGATGGGTGTACAATATCTCAACACTGTGGATGATATTTGTGGTTATTGCATCAGTCTTCACCAATGGCCTGGTACTGGTGGCCACAGCAAAATTCAAGAAGCTCCAGCACCCTCTGAACTGGATCTTGGTCAACCTTGCTATTGCTGATCTTGGAGAGACCGTTTTGGCCAGCACCATCAGTGTTTGCAATCAAATGTTTGGATATTTCATTCTGGGACACCCTATGTGTGTCTTTGAGGGCTACACTGTCTCTGTTTGTG GTATTGCTGCTCTGTGGTCCCTAACTGTGATTTCCTGGGAGAGATGGGTGGTTGTGTGCAAGCCTTTTGGAAATGTCAAGTTTGATGCTAAATGGGCCACTGCCGGTATTGTCTTCTCCTGGGTCTGGGCAGCAGCATGGTGTGCTCCCCCCATCTTTGGCTGGAGCAG GTATTGGCCTCATGGCTTGAAGACGTCTTGTGGACCTGATGTGTTCAGTGGAAGTGACGACCCTGGAGTACAATCCTACATGATTGTTCTGATGGTTACCTGCTGCTTCCTCCCTCTGGCCATCATTATCCTTTGCTACATTGCAGTGTGGTTGGCCATCCGTGCT GTTGCAGCGCAGCAGAAAGACTCTGAGTCTACACAGAAAGCTGAGAAGGAAGTGTCCAGGATGGTTGTTGTGATGATCATTGCTTACATTGTGTGCTGGGGACCTTACACATTCTTTGCCTGCTTTGCTGCGGCTAACCCAGGATATGCCTTCCATCCTCTGGCTGCTGCACTACCAGCCTACTTTGCCAAGAGCGCCACTATCTACAATCCAGTTATCTATGTCTTCATGAACCGACAG TTCCGTGTTTGCATCCTGCAGATGTTTGGAAAGAAGGTGGATGATGGCTCTGAAGTATCCACATCAAAAACAGAAGTTTCATCTGTGGCACCTGCATAA
- the cxxc1b gene encoding CXXC-type zinc finger protein 1b, with the protein MDSEVSDFDPYPGFSKMEGENAPLYCVCRKPDINCFMIGCDNCNEWFHGNCINITEKMAKAIREWYCMPCRDKNPSLEIKYRPKKSREKEPDMERIEKPDKRCSTPDYRSERRRGSKVKRSARMCGECEPCRRTEDCAQCDFCKDMKKFGGPNKIRQKCRFRQCVVRARKMLRVKDEEFSLRERRDNSYHRRRRYSEDYDSEIELYQQYKAAGYEDNMLWPSDEDDGPPFSPVMRKKAVKVKHVKRREKKFDKKKESRRHKQKQKHKDKVRHTDRVDAREVAGLRQCLGPTCVESARANSKYCSEDCGMKLAANRIYEILPQRIQQWQQSPCIAEEQGKKQLERIRRDQQNARLRLTDMERRFHELEGIVAKAKQQVVQQDEEVNEGDNEDTDLQIFCVSCSHPINPKVALRHMERCYAKYESQTSFGSMYPTRIEGATRLFCDVYNPQSKTYCKRLQVLCPEHSRDPKVSVDEVCGCPLVRNVFEPTGEYCRVSKRKCNKHYNWEKLRRAEVDLERVRVWYKLDELFEQERNVRTAMTNRAGLLALMLHQTIQHDPLTTDLRSNKDR; encoded by the exons ATG GATAGTGAAGTGTCCGATTTTGATCCTTATCCGGGGTTCAGCAAAATGGAAGGGGAAAATGCGCCTTTGTACTGCGTCTGCCGAAAACCAGATATCAACTGCTTCATGAT TGGCTGTGACAACTGCAATGAATGGTTTCATGGCAACTGCATCAACATCACTGAGAAGATGGCTAAAGCAATCAGGGAGTGGTACTGTATGCCATGCCGAG ATAAAAACCCCTCATTGGAGATAAAATACCGTCCAAAGAAGAGTCGTGAGAAAGAACCTGATATGGAGAGAATAGAGAAACCAGATAAACGATGCAGTACCCCAGATTACAGGAGTGAAAGACGACGGGGATCAAAA GTGAAGCGTTCTGCTCGTATGTGTGGAGAGTGTGAACCTTGCAGGAGAACTGAGGATTGTGCCCAGTGTGACTTCTGCAAAGACATGAAAAAGTTTGGGGGACCCAATAAAATAAGGCAGAAGTGTCGATTTAGACAGTGTGTCGTTCGAGCAAGG AAAATGTTGCGTGTCAAGGATGAGGAATTTTCTCTGCGTGAAAGGCGAGATAATTCGTATCACAGACGAAGGAGATATTCAGAGGACTATGATAGTGAGATAGAACTCTACCAGCAGTACAAAGCAGCAGGATATGAAGACAACATG CTATGGCCcagtgatgaagatgatggtcCTCCCTTTAGTCCTGTAATGAGAAAGAAAGCTGTAAAAGTTAAGCAtgtgaagagaagagaaaagaagttTGACAAAAAG AAAGAGTCCCGGCGCCACAAGCAGAAGCAGAAGCACAAGGACAAAGTGAGACACACCGACAGGGTTGATGCACGGGAGGTTGCTGGGTTGCGCCAGTGCCTCGGGCCCACCTGTGTTGAGTCAGCACGAGCTAACTCAAAATACTGCTCAGAGGATTGCGGCATGAAGCTGGCAGCAAA TCGGATCTATGAGATTCTCCCCCAGCGTATCCAGCAGTGGCAGCAGAGTCCTTGCATTGCTGAGGAGCAAGGCAAGAAGCAACTGGAGCGCATCCGGAGGGATCAGCAGAATGCCCGGCTCCGCCTTACTGACATGGAGAGACGTTTCCATGAGCTGGAAGGCATCGTTGCAAAAGCCAAGCAACAGGTGGTCCAGCAGGATGAGGAA GTGAATGAAGGTGATAATGAAGACACAGACCTGCAGATTTTCTGTGTGTCTTGCAGTCATCCCATTAATCCAAAAGTAGCACTTAGACACATGGAGAGATGTTATGCCAAG TATGAGAGCCAGACATCTTTTGGTTCCATGTACCCCACAAGGATCGAAGG AGCAACAAGACTCTTCTGTGATGTGTACAACCCCCAGAGTAAGACTTACTGTAAGAGGCTTCAGGTCTTGTGCCCAGAGCATTCCAGAGATCCCAAG GTTTCTGTGGATGAGGTGTGTGGTTGCCCTCTGGTCCGGAATGTTTTCGAACCGACTGGAGAGTACTGCAGAGTTTCCAAACGCAAGTGCAACAAGCATTACAACTGGGAGAAACTCAGGAGAGCTGAGGTGGACCTGGAACGAGTCAGAGTG TGGTACAAGCTGGATGAGCTCTTTGAGCAGGAACGCAACGTCAGGACAGCAATGACAAACAGGGCAGGCCTGCTTGCTCTTATGCTGCACCAAACCATTCAGCACGACCCGCTAACAACTGACCTCCGAAGCAACAAGGACAGATAG
- the gnl3l gene encoding guanine nucleotide-binding protein-like 3-like protein — MSKAKQKRAKRLGCRGKYKLNDGPQSDFSRNTNPDISVRNMKEHGKPEDIRRKRLQELQERQRLSREQEQMKRRSLDSFQRDIQKRQREFEHREMEMQSLEKHVNFENENSRKAYYREFKKVVEASDVILEVLDARDPLGCRCPQVEQAVIQSGTEKKIVLVLNKIDLVSKDIVEKWIKYLRNEFPTVAFKASTQQQNKNLKRSNVPVTQASSELLSSSACVGADCLMKLLGNYCRNQDIKTAITVGIVGFPNVGKSSLINSLKRARACNVGATPGVTKCLQEIHLDKHIKLLDCPGIVMATSTTDAAMILRNCVKIEQLVDPLPPVEAILRRCNKAQIMEHYGVPDFHTALEFLALLAQRQGKLRKGGLPDSDKAAKSVLLDWTGGRISYFTHPPETHTLPTHISAEIVSEMGKAFDWDELDKGNQEVLAESSCPDVQMGFCMATSGMTQGDLETPPCDLEMELASLKEIESKNETESMGDDQDLKFGPMTVQIQTQKSKTGGSADAASSRDLDLKDILNVDPLQQGQALKAASKKRKKQQKRSDKIATKLSDTLTSAMNFAFADG; from the exons ATGTCGAAGGCCA AACAAAAACGTGCGAAACGACTGGGTTGTCGGGGAAAATATAAG CTTAACGATGGGCCGCAGAGTGATTTTTCAAGGAATACAAATCCAGATATTTCAGTGCGAAATATGAAAGAGCATGGAAAACCTGAAGACATTCGAAGAAAAAGG CTTCAAGAACTCCAAGAAAGACAGAGGTTGTCAAGAGAACAAGAGCAAATGAAGAGGAGAAGTCTGGATAGCTTTCAGAGAGACATTCAGAAGCGACAAAGAGAGTTTGAGCACAGA GAAATGGAGATGCAGAGTTTAGAGAAACATGTGAACTTTGAAAATGAGAACTCAAGAAAGGCATATTACAGGGAATTTAAAAAG GTGGTTGAAGCTTCTGATGTGATCTTGGAGGTCTTGGATGCCCGTGACCCTCTAGGCTGCAGGTGTCCTCAGGTGGAACAGGCTGTCATTCAGAGTGGTACTGAAAAGAAAATAGTATTAGTACTTAATAAAATTG ATCTGGTTTCTAAGGATATAGTGGAGAAATGGATCAAGTATCTTCGCAATGAATTTCCTACAGTTGCATTCAAAGCTTCAACTCAGCAGCAGAACAAAAACTTG AAAAGGAGTAATGTGCCAGTGACACAGGCATCCTCTGAGCTTCTCAGTAGCAGTGCCTGTGTGGGGGCTGACTGCCTCATGAAACTGCTTGGGAACTACTGTCGCAACCAAGACATAAAGACAGCCATCACTGTCGGAATAGTTG GCTTTCCAAATGTTGGAAAGAGCAGTTTGATAAACAGCTTGAAAAGGGCACGTGCATGTAATGTTGGGGCCACACCTGGTGTGACTAA GTGCCTTCAGGAAATACACTTGGACAAACACATCAAACTTTTAGATTGCCCAGGTATTGTAATGGCAACCTCAACAACTGATGCTGCCATGATCCTTCGTAACTGTGTGAAGATTGAACAACTTGTAGATCCTCTACCCCCTGTTGAAGCCATTCTTAGACGGTGCAACAAGGCACAG ATCATGGAACACTATGGAGTTCCAGATTTCCACACAGCTCTAGAGTTTTTGGCTTTGCTGGCTCAGCGACAAGGCAAGCTAAGGAAAGGTGGACTGCCTGATAGTGACAAAGCTGCTAAAAGTGTCTTATTGGATTGGACAGG GGGTAGAATCAGCTACTTCACACATCCTCCGGAGACCCACACTCTTCCTACTCATATCAGTGCAGAGATTGTGTCTGAGATGGGTAAAGCCTTTGACTGGGATGAACTGGATAAGGGAAACCAGGAGGTTTTAGCAG AGTCTTCTTGTCCTGATGTACAAATGGGATTCTGCATGGCAACCTCTGGGATGACACAGGGTGATCTGGAGACGCCACCTTGTGACTTAGAAATGGAACTTGCTTCTCTAAAGGAGATTGAGTCCAAAAATGAAACTGAATCTATGGGTGATGATCAGGATCTGAAG TTTGGACCTATGACTGTGCAGATACAAACTCAAAAGTCAAAGACTGGTGGGTCTGCAGATGCAGCTTCCTCCAGAGATCTGGATTTAAAGGATATCTTGAACGTTGACCCACTGCAGCAAGGTCAGGCACTCAAGGCTGCCAGCAAGAAGAggaaaaagcaacaaaaaagaTCTG ATAAAATTGCAACCAAACTCTCAGACACCCTGACATCTGCAATGAACTTTGCATTTGCAGATGGATGa
- the LOC136957618 gene encoding red-sensitive opsin-1-like gives MAEEWGNAVFAARRRNEDTTRESSFTYTNSNNTKDPFEGPNYHIAPRWVYNISTLWMIFVVIASVFTNGLVLVATAKFKKLQHPLNWILVNLAIADLGETVLASTISVCNQMFGYFILGHPMCVFEGYTVSVCGIAALWSLTVISWERWVVVCKPFGNVKFDAKWATAGIVFSWVWAAAWCAPPIFGWSRYWPHGLKTSCGPDVFSGSDDPGVQSYMIVLMVTCCFLPLAIIILCYIAVWLAIRAVAAQQKDSESTQKAEKEVSRMVVVMIIAYIVCWGPYTFFACFAAANPGYAFHPLAAALPAYFAKSATIYNPVIYVFMNRQFRVCILQMFGKKEDDGSEVSTSKTEVSSVAPA, from the exons ATCCCTTTGAGGGCCCTAACTACCACATTGCTCCCCGATGGGTGTACAATATCTCAACACTGTGGATGATATTTGTGGTTATTGCCTCAGTCTTCACCAATGGCCTGGTACTGGTGGCCACAGCAAAATTCAAGAAGCTCCAGCACCCTCTGAACTGGATCTTGGTCAACCTTGCTATTGCTGATCTTGGAGAGACCGTTTTGGCCAGCACCATCAGTGTTTGCAATCAAATGTTTGGATATTTCATTCTGGGACACCCTATGTGTGTCTTTGAGGGCTACACTGTCTCTGTTTGTG GTATTGCTGCTCTGTGGTCCCTAACTGTGATTTCCTGGGAGAGATGGGTGGTTGTGTGCAAGCCTTTTGGAAATGTCAAGTTTGATGCTAAATGGGCCACTGCCGGTATTGTCTTCTCCTGGGTCTGGGCAGCAGCATGGTGTGCTCCCCCCATCTTTGGCTGGAGCAG GTATTGGCCTCATGGCTTGAAGACGTCTTGTGGACCTGATGTGTTCAGTGGAAGTGACGACCCTGGAGTACAATCCTACATGATTGTTCTGATGGTTACCTGCTGCTTCCTCCCTCTGGCCATCATTATCCTTTGCTACATTGCAGTGTGGTTGGCCATCCGTGCT GTTGCAGCGCAGCAGAAAGACTCTGAGTCTACACAGAAAGCTGAGAAGGAAGTGTCCAGGATGGTTGTTGTGATGATCATTGCTTACATTGTGTGCTGGGGACCTTACACATTCTTTGCCTGCTTTGCTGCGGCTAACCCAGGATATGCCTTCCATCCTCTGGCTGCTGCACTACCAGCCTACTTTGCCAAGAGCGCCACTATCTACAATCCAGTTATCTATGTCTTCATGAACCGACAG TTCCGTGTTTGCATCCTGCAGATGTTTGGAAAGAAAGAGGATGATGGCTCTGAAGTATCCACATCAAAAACAGAAGTTTCATCTGTGGCACCTGCATAA
- the LOC136944334 gene encoding transcription factor E3-like, which yields MAFPTMTVSNSRPANIKREIHDADVKALMKDRQKKDNHNLIERRRRFNINDRIKELGDLIPRSNDPEMRWNKGTILKASVDYIRKMQKEQQRTKDIERCQKKMEHANHSLMLRIQELEMQARLHGLSTVECSGLRSKSAFQQQHPQQLDPHRGQPLVPSTGEACSQTLLSLGVAVMGQTVSFLSPPSSDSPVDLTVSNSLDLGSLSFSELDDPSSSVLFPDVGLGDILMEDSCALNPEMLADNLLSPLSHCVSKTSNCRNRLNMDEDL from the exons ATGGCATTCCCTACCATGACTGTCAGCAATTCCCGTCCTGCTAACATTAAAAGGGAAATACATG ATGCTGATGTTAAAGCTCTAATGAAGGACAGGCAGAAGAAAGACAATCATAACCTCA TTGAGAGAAGGCGAAGGTTTAACATCAATGACCGCATAAAGGAGCTGGGGGATCTAATACCCAGGTCAAATGACCC TGAGATGCGCTGGAATAAGGGAACCATCCTGAAGGCGTCTGTGGATTACATTAGGAAGATGCAGAAGGAGCAACAGAGGACAAAGGATATAGAGAGGTGTCAGAAGAAAATGGAGCATGCTAACCACAGTCTAATGCTACGTATACAG GAACTTGAAATGCAAGCTCGGCTCCATGGTCTCTCAACCGTAGAGTGTTCTGGCCTGAGATCAAAATCTGCTTTTCAGCAGCAGCATCCACAGCAGCTTGATCCTCATAGAGGCCAGCCTCTGGTGCCAAGTACTGGAGAGGCCTGCTCTCAAACCCTCCTCAGCCTTGGAGTAGCAGTCATGGGACAAActgtttcctttctctctccaccatctTCCGACTCACCTGTGGATTTGACTGTCAGCAATTCACTTGACTTGGGGAGTCTGAGCTTTTCTGAATTGGATGACCCCTCCTCTTCAGTACTGTTCCCTGATGTGGGCCTAGGGGACATCCTCATGGAAGACAGTTGTGCCCTGAACCCGGAGATGCTGGCAGATAACCTGCTATCACCTTTGTCACATTGTGTCTCTAAAACCAGTAATTGCAGGAACCGCTTAAATATGGATGAAGACTTGTGA